In Serratia marcescens subsp. marcescens ATCC 13880, a single genomic region encodes these proteins:
- a CDS encoding MBL fold metallo-hydrolase translates to MFWKRCLLGAALAVMSLQAGAAAPQAKTPTPGFYRIMLGSFEVTALSDGIIRLPADKLLLNTTPQQIAAGLAERHQSLPVVTSVNAYLINTGDKLVMIDSGAGQLLGDGLGKLVDNLRAAGYQPEQVDEIYLTHMHPDHLGGLTHDGKAVFPNAVVRAASQDTDFWLSADQLKQASAGSKSNFERAQAAIKPYQAMGHFKPFSGDGELSPGIAAFAAHGHTPGHSVYQVTSQGKKLLLLGDLIHVAAVQLPHPKVAISFDSDAKAAVAQRLRIFGDSARQSELVGGAHLSFPGLGYLNRQGDGYTWVPLNYGAL, encoded by the coding sequence ATGTTCTGGAAACGTTGTCTGCTGGGCGCGGCGCTGGCCGTTATGTCATTACAGGCCGGGGCCGCCGCGCCGCAGGCCAAAACCCCGACGCCGGGATTTTACCGCATCATGCTGGGCAGTTTTGAAGTGACCGCGTTATCCGACGGCATCATTCGTCTGCCGGCGGACAAACTGTTGTTGAACACCACGCCGCAGCAGATCGCCGCCGGGTTGGCCGAGCGGCATCAAAGCCTGCCGGTGGTCACCTCGGTCAATGCCTATCTGATCAATACCGGCGACAAGCTGGTGATGATCGACAGCGGCGCCGGCCAACTGCTGGGCGACGGCCTGGGCAAGCTGGTGGATAACCTGCGCGCGGCGGGCTACCAGCCGGAGCAGGTGGATGAGATCTACCTGACCCACATGCACCCGGACCACCTCGGCGGCCTGACGCACGACGGCAAGGCGGTATTCCCCAATGCGGTGGTGCGCGCCGCCAGCCAGGACACGGACTTCTGGCTGAGCGCGGACCAACTGAAACAGGCCAGCGCAGGCAGTAAAAGCAACTTCGAACGGGCCCAGGCGGCGATCAAGCCATACCAGGCGATGGGCCACTTTAAGCCGTTCAGCGGCGACGGTGAACTGTCGCCGGGCATTGCCGCCTTCGCCGCCCACGGCCATACGCCGGGGCACAGCGTGTATCAGGTGACCAGCCAGGGCAAGAAGCTGTTGCTGTTGGGGGATCTGATCCACGTGGCGGCGGTGCAGTTGCCGCATCCGAAGGTGGCTATCAGCTTTGACAGCGACGCCAAGGCGGCTGTCGCTCAGCGGCTGCGGATATTTGGCGACAGCGCGCGGCAGAGCGAACTGGTCGGCGGCGCACACCTGTCGTTCCCGGGGTTGGGGTATCTGAACCGCCAGGGCGACGGTTACACCTGGGTGCCGTTGAACTACG